In Pyricularia oryzae 70-15 chromosome 2, whole genome shotgun sequence, one genomic interval encodes:
- a CDS encoding inosine-uridine preferring nucleoside hydrolase has product MAPKHRIIIDTDPGVDDVLAILLALSASPEDLEVAMISVTYGNVPLQGCLRNAVALFHVLEKERAWRKSVGKETGFESLSVFKPIVAIGAKHPLEEEELAADHFHGADGLHGVHDAHPDLTPAETWRTLFEDAPGGAPSDIPSFSTYFTPSKTLAHKEILRILKESPDQTVTILTIGPMTNLALAAAEDPETLLRAREVCVMGGAINVPGNITPVAEFNTFADAVATARVFALTAREPASTMPPCTSPSLKPYPEGLSRQLKLSLFPLDITTDHLLNKGFFTERIAPLVASGSPLARWLEHVLSRTFDKIDSILGDGSEPGLSLHDPLTVWYMMTRDNPAWKASAGEDIRVETAGQWTRGMHILDRRVRSKPGVKQEAGQAEKTEVVDGVQLDEVPGDTMGWLSRRRGNSVNRIVGSPGFNIFAEYLMKQLFW; this is encoded by the exons GAGTCGATGATGTATTGGCCATCTTGCTGGCACTCAGCGCCTCTCCAGAAGACCTGGAGGTGGCGATGATCTCGGTCACGTACGGCAATGTGCCGCTTCAGGG CTGTCTGCGCAATGCAGTCGCTCTATTCCACGTCTTGGAGAAGGAGAGGGCTTGGCGCAAGTCGGTCGGTAAAGAGACGGGCTTTGAATCCTTGTCGGTATTCAAGCCCATCGTGGCCATTGGAGCCAAGCATCCGctagaggaggaggagcttgCAGCGGACCACTTCC acggcgccgacggcctGCACGGAGTCCACGACGCC CACCCGGACCTAACCCCCGCGGAAACATGGCGCACCCTCTTCGAGGACGCCCCGGGCGGGGCCCCCTCGGACATCCCCAGCTTTTCAACATACTTCACCCCATCCAAGACGCTAGCGCACAAGGAGATCCTCCGAATCCTCAAGGAATCCCCCGACCAGACCGTGACGATCCTCACCATCGGGCCCATGACCAACCTCGCCCTCGCGGCAGCCGAGGACCCCGAGACGCTCCTCCGCGCCCGCGAGGTCTGCGTCATGGGAGGCGCCATCAACGTGCCCGGCAACATCACGCCCGTGGCCGAGTTCAACACCTTTGCCGACGCCGTGGCCACGGCGCGCGTCTTTGCCCTGACGGCGCGGGAGCCCGCCTCCACCATGCCGCCCTGCACCTCGCCCAGCCTCAAGCCGTACCCTGAGGGGCTCTCGCGGCAGCTCAAGCTGTCGCTGTTCCCGCTCGACATCACCACCGACCACCTTCTCAACAAGGGCTTCTTCACGGAGCGCATCGCGCCGCTCGTCGCCTCCGGCAGCCCGCTCGCCCGCTGGCTGGAGCACGTGCTGTCGCGGACCTTTGACAAGATCGACAGCATCCTGGGCGACGGCAGCGAGCCGGGCCTGTCGCTGCACGACCCGCTGACGGTCTGGTACATGATGACGCGCGACAACCCGGCCTGGAAGGCGTCGGCCGGCGAGGACATCCGCGTCGAGACCGCCGGCCAGTGGACCCGCGGCATGCACATCCTGGACCGCCGCGTGCGCAGCAAGCCGGGCGTCAAGCAGGAGGCTGGCCAGGCCGAGAAGACCGAGGTGGTCGACGGCGTGCAGCTCGACGAGGTCCCCGGCGACACCATGGGATGGCTGAGCAGGAGGAGGGGCAACAGCGTCAACAGGATCGTGGGCTCGCCCGGCTTCAACATCTTTGCCGAGTATCTGATGAAGCAGCTGTTCTGGTAG